Genomic DNA from Mesotoga sp. UBA6090:
CGATCCCAACTTTTCTTGAGCCCACGCGTCTCTGGGTAGTACGAGGCCAAAACTGGCGAAGATATCCTGAACGAACCTCGAACAGTCCCTTCTGTTGTATAGGCCTCCCCAGCCGTAACGTTCACCTAGCATCTTGAAGGCTTGATTCACTATCTCCCCGCCGGTGAGCTTCAAGTTCCCGATTCTTGCATCTTCGCTCATTCTAACAAGGCCTTTACGAAAATTCAGCGAGCCCAACCTCTTTCTAACCGGAACTTTGACTGTAAAACAGCCAAATGGCCCTTGAGCATGGAGGTTTTCACTTTCTTCGGGATCCTCAAGAGGCAGTTTGTCTCCCATTTGCAGAAACAGCCCAGAGGAATTGAATTGAAAGGGGTCAGGCTCGATCTCCACTCTGCTACCAGTTGCAAGGAGGAAGTTACTCGAGCGATAGAAGTTCTGTACAGAGAGCCTGCTCTCCGTAACGGCAGAATTATTTGTCTTCAGCCAGCCCCTGTAACCTGGGGTTTGAACGAAGAGCCAGGAAGTGTCCCTGCTGCGCGCAAGCACTGCAAATGGTGTTCCGAGGCTTATAGACGTTAGCTGAAGGCGGTCATTGTCGATATACTCGTCGCAGGATATAAAATCTGTGGGCATCGCCCTCAGATGAGTCCTCCGAGTCACAATGCCAAACTTCACATCCATATCCTGACTAAGGATGGCAGTAGCATTGTCCACGATATCGCCGCGAATTCCTGAAGGGACTTCCTCTCCCTCACCGCTCAAAAGAGGAGTTTGCATGAAGAATTCTGGAAAAGAATCGTTGATCATAGCTCTTACTTCATCGAACTCGAGGCTCGAGGGGAAGTTTTCGAGCCTATTCGCATATGCCGAGTAACCCGTGTGCTCAGCTCGTGAGATTACAGATTCGTTGAAAGCGACTATCTCGTCCTTACTCAGCCACTCTTCATCTGGATCAGCCATCTTCCCACACCAGAAGGCGGATTGCAGCATTTCTCGTGAAACGTTTTCGGGACAGACCGTGTACCGCTCAAAAGCCTTTTCCATTTTCGAAAATACCCCCTTCCGCTGCCTATTTGATTGCTCCGACTGTAATACCTTTCAGGAAGTACTTCTGGAAGGCAAGGAAGACAATGATCATCGGGATCGCCGAGTACGTAGCGCTTGCCATCAGATACGAATACTGCATCGGCACCTGTTCCTGAAGAAGCGAGAGTCCTGCCTGAAGCGTTCTCATCTCTGAAGTGTTTGTAACAATCAGTGGCCAGAGGAAGCTGTTCCACTGTCCCATGAACGTGAATATTCCGAGGACGGCCATAGCGGGTTTCGAAATTGGAACAATGATCTTCGCGAAGGTTCTGAACTCGCTCGCGCCGTCAATTCTTGCCGCTTCGATGATCTCCGTGGGTACAGATACCATGAACTGCCTCATCAGAAATACTCCGAAGGGAGCGGCAATAGCGGGCAAAATCAGCGCCTGATAAGTGTCCACCATTCCCATCTTCGAGATCAGGATGTACAGGGGCACAAGGGTTACCTGGGTCGGTATCATCATCGATGCGATATACATCGAGAAAATCACCTTGCTTCCGGGGAATTTCTTCTTTGCGAGAGCGTACCCTGCCATTGCACAGACGAAAATCTGAGCAAGAGTAACCGTTCCGGCAACAATAAAACTATTGAGAGTCCATCTAAAAATCATTTTTCTCTCGAAGAGATCCTTGAAGTTCTGAAGAGTCGGATTCTTAGGGATGATATCTGGTGGAAATTTCATAGTCAGTGAAGGCTGCGTAAAAGCCGTTGCAACCATCCAGTAAAGGGGAATAAAGGCAAGTGATGCGAGTACTCCAAGAATCACCAACGAAATTGCCTTTTTTATATTAGTTTTGGTTTTTGCTTTCACAGCCAATCACCTCAATACTCCACATTCGAACCGAGCCACTTGAACTGGAGAATTCCAAGAACAACGAGGATGCCAAACATTACCATAGACATTGCAGAAGCAAGGCCGAGATTATAGTTCTTAAAGGCGGTCTCGTAGATCAAATAGGCGATAGTCGTAGTTGAAAATTCAGGGCCTCCACTGGTCATGATGTATATGTTCGAGAAGGTCTGGAAATTCGCTATTGTACCCATTACGAGAGAGTAGAGTATAGTCGGTTTCAAGAGAGGTATAGTAATCTTTCTGAAGATCGCCCACGAGCCCGCTCCTTCAAGCGTTGCAGCCTCGAAATAATACTCTGGAATCGATGCCATCGCTGCCGAAAGAAGTACGATAGTCGAGCCGCCTCCCATTATTACCTGCATGATAATCAAGGAGGGCATTGCCGTAAGAGACCTGCCAAGCCAGACGACCGGCTCGAGTCCGAGAACGGTCATGAAATAGTTGAGAAGCCCGAAGTTAGGATTGAAAACCCAAAGCCAGATCATGGAAACAATGACCGTAGAAGTAACATGGGGCAGATAAAAGGCCGCTTTGAAAAATGTTTGGATGCCCTTTCTAAACGGGTAAATGAGAACCGTGACAAGCAAGGCCTTTCCTAACCACAGTGGAACCACTCCAAAAGTGTATACAAAGGTGTTTCTAAGTGATTTTAGAAACAGCCAGTCGCTGAGAATACGTTTGTAGTTATCGAACCAGACAAATGTCTGAGAAAAGACGTTGTACTTGAACATACTGAGGTACATGCCCCAACCAACCGGTACAAGGAAGAATATCGCAAAGAGGGCAAAGTGCGGAAGAATGAAGAGATATCCCGATCTGCCCTTCCACACGTCTTTCAACGTAGTCTTTCGTTTTATTGGTTTAACAGGAATTTGCTCCAAAATCGATCACCCCATTAAATGGGAACAGCCCCGTGCCCTCAGGGGCGGAGGCTGTTCCCTTCAACTCATCTACTCAAAATCAATAGTAAGAGAGTGCCCGGTTCGCCTCGGTTACAAAACTATCAAGGGCCTCCTGAGCGGTCTTTGTCTTACCAAAGGCTCCCTGCATAGAACTGGTGAAGAACTTGGATATCTCTGACCACGGGAAGCTCTGAGAGCCAAAGAAATCCATACCTGTCTCATCCATTATTCTTGCAAAGGTCTGAGCCTGTTCATTCAGATAGTCGTCGTTCTGGAAGAGTGTCGCATTAACGGACTTTCTCGCCGTAAGGTAAATCAAGCTTTCCAGAAGCGCCGTGTTTTCTTTGTTTGTCAGGAATTTTGCAAACTCCATTACGGCATCTCTCTTTGCCTTGTCGTCCTGCTTGAAGACGACAAATCCGCTGGCAGAGGCGTATGACGCACCCTTCTTTCCTTCGACGTGAGGGAATGGGGCAATAACAGGATAGAATGCCTCTGTGAGCTGACCGGATTTTACGTAACGTGTGATTCTACCGATCTCGTAAGGACCGCCAAATCCAATGCTTGTCCGGTGAGAATGGAAGTTGCCGATCACATCGTAAACACCCATGGCCTCTACACCGGTGGGAGCTACTCCATGAACGTAGACCAGGTCAAGCAGGAACTGAAGACCTGCAACTGCCTCCGGAGTATTGAACGTAACTTTCGTTTCATCTTCATTGGTCAGTTTGGCGCCATGCGCATAGATGAAGTTCATCAGGTTATGCGTGTCCTGCGCTCCGAAGCTGATTGCATAATGGTCAATCTTGCCGTCGCCGTCGGAATCCCATGTAAGCTTCTTGGCGATTTCGACAAACTCTTCCATCGTCCAGCCTTCCTCAACTATCTTTCTCCAGTCGACACCGGCCTTTTCAAAGTCAGGAGTGTAGAGCAGCATGCTGGTTCCCATGCCATTCGTCCCGAGATTCCAAGGCCAGATGTAGTGCTTACCGTCGACATAACCTGCCTCGAGAGCAAGATCGTAGAAATCTTCAAGGTCTTCCGGGGAAATGTAATCATCGATAGGTTCGAGCAGTCCCGCTCCTACCCATCTGTTGTCCCAAACGGGGCCTTTGAAGATGTCGGGCTGAGTTCCGGTAGCAATGGCCGCAGCCATTTTCTGTGAATACTCCGTGTTTCCGACAACTACATACTTGACCTCAACGTCCGGATGAAGTCTCATGAATTCCTCTGCAGCCCACTTCGGGAAGTCCTCTTCAGTTGGAGCCTTATCTGCAGGGAAGTTTGGAGGTGCAATTCTCCACGGATTGATCCACCAGGTGATTGTGATCTTTCCTAGCGCGGAGATCGGTACAGCTAGCATTAGCAATACAAGGAGAATTACGCTAAGCCTTTTCATAGAAACACCCCTTTCGATGTGAAGTTAACTCAAAGATACTCTCTGAGTTTTTCTCTTAAAATTGATGATTCGGTAAAATGGAACGCGTTCATTCCGATTCTTGCTGCCGCATCAACGTTTATCGCTGTATCATCCGTGAAAAAAGTCTCTTCGGGCCTGCAGGATTCTCTTTCTAAAATATGACAGTAGAATTCTCTATCCGGTTTTGCAAATCCAATAATATGTGAGGCATACACTTTATCAAAGACGTCGTAATCACCGCGGGATTTGTGGATCTTGAAGTGAGGTTCGATAGTGTTAGTTCCTGCGATCACTCTATGCTTACGCCGCAATTGCTCTATTATCTCGACTGTATCTTTGATCGGTTCAGGTTTGAAGAACATTTCCCAGATATTTCCCGGCACGGGTCTTCCAAGTTTCCTGGAGAACATATAGACAAACTCTTCAGCAGTTAGTTTGCCCGTCTGCAAGGCAGTTAGATTTTCCATTTCAGCAAGTTCCAGAAACTCGTCTTTCGAGAGTCCCAAAAAATCACAGATCGATAGAACTACGTTTGTGTTTTCGGCAATTACGCCGCCGACATCGAAAATGAAAAGTCGCAAGTCTACCTCCCGATAATGTCTTTACAAGAGTACAACGAACGGAGAGGAAAGCGATAAACTCGCTAGGACTCCCATCCGCAACAACCCCAAAAAGAAGATATCAAAGTGAACTTTAATATGATACTATTTCTGGACCTACTAAATCAAGCGCAGTTTCGAGACGATCAGGACTTGTAAAACCAACATTTGTCGAAAAAAGGCTCACGGTCTAGTTATAATATCTTTGTGTCACTGAAGATCGGAGGTGAATATTGAATCCATTAATCTACAACCTCGGTAGATGCAGTCTCTTCGAAGGAATCAAGGTGGGACAGCTCGAGAGGATATTTGAAAATGTGAATCATAGAATTACCTCGTCCCTCGCCGGGGAGTTGATCGAAGAGCAGGATAGTCCCTGCGACGAAATGTTGATTCTGCTTCAAGGGCATACAAAGGCTCAGATGCAGGATTTCTCAGGGAAGGTTATTACGATAGAGACTATGGAGGCCCCATCGATACTCGCTTCGGGTTTTCTCTTCGCCTCAAAGAACGTGATACCGGTCGATATTGTTTCCACGGATAAGTGTGCAGTTCTCCACATTGAGAGAGACGGGATTCTATGGTTGTGCAGAGAGTATGAAGTCTTTCTCAGAAACTTGCTTAGAGATATGGGAGATAGGCTTACCACACTGGCGGAAAAGGTGTGGATGCTCTCTCTCAACACTCTGAATCAAAGACTGGCAAACTTTCTTCTTAAACAGAGCGACGACCTCGGAAGAGAATTTGAACTGAAGACAACAAAGGAAGAGTTAGCCGATGCGCTTGGCGTAGCGAGGCCCTCTCTTTCGAGGGTTTTTTCCGAGTTTGTCGCAGACAAGATTATCAGGCAGGAGGGCAAGCTGATTACGATTCTCGATAGAAAAGCTCTGAAGAAGTTTACAGGAAGGATCTGAAGAGAAAGAGAATCGTGGAGATAGATCGAAAAAGCAAAACGACGTGATAGAGATCGGGAAATTGCAGGTTCAGTCTTCACCCGGACATTAGCGGGCAAGCTTCACAAACATCTTCTTCGCCCCCGAAACACGAATCTCTGTTTCCAAAGCCTCCTTTATTCTGATAATATAGATATGTCATGAGGAGGCGGTGCTATGGAAATAGGGATTTTCGGTCTGCCGTTGAGTGGAAAGAGTACATTATTCACCCTCCTAACCGGTGTTGAACCCCATTCAAGTCATAAAAACGAAGCACATACTGCAGTTGCAAAGGTGCACGACAGAAGAGTGGATGAGCTTTCAAAGATCTTCAGTCCAAAGAAGACTGTATATGCAACGGTTTCTTTTACGGATATTCCCGGGTACGATCTCTCGGCCAACCAGAAGGAAAAGAATCGAATCCTTCAGTTCATTCAAAACTCCGAGGCAGTTCTTGCCGTTGTCAGAGCCTTCAAAGATCCCTCGGTGCCCTGGCCGACAGAGGCGTATACACCCGTCAAGCAGCTTGAAACGATAGAGACGGAGCTTTTTGTCCGCGATATGGAAGTTGTGGAGAACAGGCTTGTAAGGCTCGAAGAGGCGAAGAAGAAGAGGAAGCTCTCTTCCGAAGAGGAAAGGGAGACGGAGCTTCTTCATATTATCGAAAAGGGATTTGAGGACAACAGTTTTGCTTCTCAGCTGGAGCTTAGCGAAGAGGATAAGAAGCTTCTTGGCTCTCTCTCTTTATTTACTGCCAAGCCGATCATTGTCGCAATCAACATAGATGAAGAACAACTGTCTTCCGGCAATTACCCCGAGCGTGAAGCTCTTGTCCAGAGAATCGAGCAGAAAGGTTTCGCTCATATCGAGCTTTCAGGAAAGATCGAAGCCGAGCTTGTCGAGCTTTCAGAGGAAGACAGAGAGCTCTTCATGGAAGAGCTTGGAATCTCCGAAAGTGGAATTGAAAGGCTTTCCGGGGTCGTATATCAGCACATGGGACTGATCTCTTTTTTCACTGTAGGAGAAGACGAGGTCAGGGCCTGGACGATAAAGAAGAACACTCCAGCCAAAGAGGCAGCAGGGAAGATACACACCGATCTTGAGAGGAGCTTCATCAGGGCCGAGGTCATTCCTTACGAAGAGTTCACGACAATAGGAAGCATGCAGGAGGCCAAGGCGAAGGGCCTGGTGAAAGTAGTCGGCAAGGAGGAGATTGTGAAGGACGGTGACATCTTCCATGTCAGGGCCAACGCCTGATTTCTCAGACCTCAGGCTTGTTGATACGCACGCCCACATTTCCTTTCCACAGTTTGACAATGATAGAGAGAGTGTGATTGCCCAGATCGAAGAGAATGCGATTTCTCTTCTGATCGAGGTTGGAACAAATGTCGAGGATTCTCGGCGAGCATACGAAACAGTTAGGGAGTTGAAGAACGCCTTCTTCTCGGCAGGAGTCCATCCTCATGACAGCAGTGGACTAGACGCCGAGGGAATTCGCTCCCTGGAATCGCTTCTATCCCGTGAGAAAGCCGTGGCGGTTGGCGAGATTGGCCTGGATTTCTTCAGAAACCTCTCTCCCGCAGACAGTCAATTCAAGGCATTCAAAGAGCAGCTTCTGATGGCAGCAAAGTTAGATTTGCCGATTATTGTTCACGTTCGAGATGCCTACCCTGAAGCCTATAAGACGATCCTGGAATACGGCCACTTCAAGGGTGTGATTCACGCTTTTTCCGGCGATCTTGAATATGCGAGAAGGTTTGTTGATTTGGGTTTCTTCCTGGGAATTGGAGGGCCAATAACATACAAGAGAAACGATGAATTGCGGAATGTCGTGAGGGAGATTCCTCTTGAGAAACTGGTATGCGAGACGGATTGCCCGTATCTGCCACCGGTTCCCTTCAGGGGAAAGAGGAACGAACCCTACTACGTCGGGTACGTAATTGAAGAAATCGCCGCTCAGAAGGAAATCTCTGCAAAGAACTGTTCGGAGAAGCTTTTCGAGAATGCCGTCGAGCTCTTCTCTCTCACGCTTTAGGAGGAAAAATGGCAAAACTTGACGAATTCAAGAGGTTTCGAGAGAAGATGAATAAAAGAATTCTGGAAACTGGTAACATGGAGACGAAGCGTTTCTTCTCGCTCGACGGAGCCGTCTACAAAGACGGCGCTCTTGACAGCAGAACAAAAGAGTTGATGGGACTGGTCGCTTCGACCGTGCTCAGGTGCGATGACTGCATCGCCTACCACATTATCCAGTGTAAGACTACCGGCTCCAGCCGTGATGAAATTATGGAAGTGTTGAATGTAGCTTTAGTAGTGGGGGGTTCAATTGTCATACCCCATTATAGGAGGGCCGTTGAGCTTCTAGACGAATTGGAGGAAGAATGATGCCCGGAAAACTGTATCTCTTTGACGGAACAGCGATTTTTTATAGGGGCTATTACGGAATAGATGTTACTCTTACCAATTCAAAGGGAGAACCGACGAACGCCCTGTTTGGAACTGCACGGATGCTCTCGAAATTCACGAGAGAGAAAATGAAGAAAGGCGACTACGCGATCTTTGCTTTCGACAGAAAGGAAGCTACAAAGCGCCATGAAGCATACGAATCTTACAAAGCGACTAGAGAGGCGATGCCCGAGGCTCTCGTCGCGCAGCTTGAGGACATTCCAGACCTTGTCGAGGCCTTCGGAATAAAATTCCTTTCGATTGCGGGGCTTGAGGCCGATGACATAGTTGCTACGGCGGCCACCAGGTATCGCAATGAAGTAGATGAAGTGCTTGTGGTTACCGGTGACAAGGATCTTCTCCAACTTGTAGATGAAAAGATCCACATTCTAAGGTTTGTGACGGGTCTGACCGATCTCGAATTCTACGATGAAGAGAGGGTCAAGTCCAGGTATGAGCTGGAACCTAAGAGACTCCATGCTCTCCTTTCACTGGCGGGCGACTCGTCAGATAACATCCCCGGTGTCCCGGGAATCGGCATCAAAACCGCACAGAAGTTGCTGAAAGAATATGGAGACATCGACGGGATTTACGAAAACATGAGGCAGCTCAGTCCGAGATTGAGAAAGAAGCTGATAGACGGAAGAAAATCGCTTGAGCTGTCCATGGAGCTTGTGAAGCTTCTTGACGATGAAGACCTGACGATCACTCTCGACGACATCAAATATGAGGGCTTCAAGAAGAAGGAATTGCGCGAGGTCTTCCTCAAGCTCGAGTTTTCCTCGATGATCGACGAATACAAGCTAATAGACGAAGCAGACGAATCGCTTTCAGATATAAATGGCTATAAGCTCGTGAGTAGCGATAAGGAACTGGATCGACTCCTACGAAAAATGCAGAGCAACCCTTTATTTGCCGTCGATCTGGAGACAACTTCTCTTGATCCTTATTCAGCGGAGATTGTAGGGGTCTCGATCTCCCTTGAAGAAGAGACGGGCTATTATATCCCTGTGGCTCATAAGTCTGAAGGGTGGCAGGCAAAGAAAGAAGAACTTCTTCCAAGTCTCAAGAAAATCCTCGAGGACAAGGCCTCAAAGATAATAGGGCAGAATCTGAAGTTCGATTACTCGGTCTTCTCTGTAAATGGGATTCATCCGGTAGCTCCGGAATTTGACACCATGATAGCGGCTTATCTTCTTTCGCCTGACGCGAAACGCTTCAATCTTGACGAACTGGCTATGAAGTTTCTCGGGTACAAGACAATCAAATTCGAAGACCTTATGAAGAGGAACCAGCTGGGCACCGATTTTTCGAAGGTTCCGCTCGAAGAGGCGGCGCGTTATTCGGTAGAAGATGCGGATATTGCGCTCAGACTTTCATCGGTTCTCAGAAAGAAGATATACGAACAGGAACTGGAGGACATATTCAGAAACGTGGAACTGTCCCTGATTCCCGTATTGGCCGACCTGGAGCTGAACGGTGTATATTTCGACGTACCCTCGCTCACCAGTCTTTCAGCCAAGTACGGTAAGGTTCTCGATCGAATCCTTGAAGAGTTATTCGATTTGACTGGAGAACAGTTCAATCCCAATTCCCCTTCGCAAGTTGGAAAGGTGCTTTTCGAAAGGCTGGGATTAACACCTTCAAGAAAGACTAAGGGCGGTTCTTATTCGACCAGCGCGGATGCTCTAGAGGAACTTTCCGGAGAGCACCCGGCAGTGCAGAAGCTTCTTGAATACAGAAAGTACCAGAAGTTGAAGTCGACTTATCTCGATTCGCTTCCGGGCCTCGTAAACAAAGTGACGGGAAGAATCCACACAAACTATCACCAGACGGGTACGGGAACGGGGAGGCTTTCCAGCAGCAATCCGAACATGCAAAATCTACCTATACGGGATGAAGAGGGAAAAGAAATTCGAAAGTGTGTAATTCCTCAGAAAAAGGGCTGGAGGATCGTCAGTGCAGATTACTCACAGATCGAGCTTCGAATTCTTGCTCATCTTAGTCAGGACGAGCAGTTGCTCGATGCGTTCAAGAACGACAAGGATGTCCACAGCCTCACGGCCGCAAACCTTTACGGCATAAAGGAAAGCGAAGTGACTGATGAACAGAGAAGGATAGGAAAGATGGTGAACTTCTCCATAATCTACGGAATATCCTCTTACGGTTTGGCGAGCAGATTGAGGATCCCATCGAATGCTGCCGAAGAGATGATATCCAACTACTTCAAGGCTTATCCTCAGGTGCGGACTTTCATCAAGGACACCATCTCGCAAGCAAAGGAGAAGGGCCTTGTGAGAACTATGTTCGGAAGAAAAAGAGAGATTCCGCAGTTCAAGACGAAGAACAGGAATGTTATTCAAGAGGGCGAGAGGATAGCTATAAACACGCCTATCCAGGGAACGGCGGCCGATATCATGAAGATGGCTATGATAAAGATTTTTGAATTGCTGCAAGAGCATAAAATGGAAAGCTTTGCAATTCTTCAGGTCCATGACGAAATGGTTTATGAGGCTCCCGAAAATGAGCTTCGCAAGCTCAAGGAGATCTTGCAG
This window encodes:
- a CDS encoding SH3 domain-containing protein; its protein translation is MEKAFERYTVCPENVSREMLQSAFWCGKMADPDEEWLSKDEIVAFNESVISRAEHTGYSAYANRLENFPSSLEFDEVRAMINDSFPEFFMQTPLLSGEGEEVPSGIRGDIVDNATAILSQDMDVKFGIVTRRTHLRAMPTDFISCDEYIDNDRLQLTSISLGTPFAVLARSRDTSWLFVQTPGYRGWLKTNNSAVTESRLSVQNFYRSSNFLLATGSRVEIEPDPFQFNSSGLFLQMGDKLPLEDPEESENLHAQGPFGCFTVKVPVRKRLGSLNFRKGLVRMSEDARIGNLKLTGGEIVNQAFKMLGERYGWGGLYNRRDCSRFVQDIFASFGLVLPRDAWAQEKLGSKDRIFFEGNSEERKIQLRSLKPGNPLYMPGHTLIYLGQDNGRFFAIHDGAGYKDSKGKKISVHGVFVVDLSVSTMNSDKSYLEQLTSALQIDKG
- a CDS encoding carbohydrate ABC transporter permease — encoded protein: MKAKTKTNIKKAISLVILGVLASLAFIPLYWMVATAFTQPSLTMKFPPDIIPKNPTLQNFKDLFERKMIFRWTLNSFIVAGTVTLAQIFVCAMAGYALAKKKFPGSKVIFSMYIASMMIPTQVTLVPLYILISKMGMVDTYQALILPAIAAPFGVFLMRQFMVSVPTEIIEAARIDGASEFRTFAKIIVPISKPAMAVLGIFTFMGQWNSFLWPLIVTNTSEMRTLQAGLSLLQEQVPMQYSYLMASATYSAIPMIIVFLAFQKYFLKGITVGAIK
- a CDS encoding carbohydrate ABC transporter permease — translated: MEQIPVKPIKRKTTLKDVWKGRSGYLFILPHFALFAIFFLVPVGWGMYLSMFKYNVFSQTFVWFDNYKRILSDWLFLKSLRNTFVYTFGVVPLWLGKALLVTVLIYPFRKGIQTFFKAAFYLPHVTSTVIVSMIWLWVFNPNFGLLNYFMTVLGLEPVVWLGRSLTAMPSLIIMQVIMGGGSTIVLLSAAMASIPEYYFEAATLEGAGSWAIFRKITIPLLKPTILYSLVMGTIANFQTFSNIYIMTSGGPEFSTTTIAYLIYETAFKNYNLGLASAMSMVMFGILVVLGILQFKWLGSNVEY
- a CDS encoding ABC transporter substrate-binding protein, giving the protein MKRLSVILLVLLMLAVPISALGKITITWWINPWRIAPPNFPADKAPTEEDFPKWAAEEFMRLHPDVEVKYVVVGNTEYSQKMAAAIATGTQPDIFKGPVWDNRWVGAGLLEPIDDYISPEDLEDFYDLALEAGYVDGKHYIWPWNLGTNGMGTSMLLYTPDFEKAGVDWRKIVEEGWTMEEFVEIAKKLTWDSDGDGKIDHYAISFGAQDTHNLMNFIYAHGAKLTNEDETKVTFNTPEAVAGLQFLLDLVYVHGVAPTGVEAMGVYDVIGNFHSHRTSIGFGGPYEIGRITRYVKSGQLTEAFYPVIAPFPHVEGKKGASYASASGFVVFKQDDKAKRDAVMEFAKFLTNKENTALLESLIYLTARKSVNATLFQNDDYLNEQAQTFARIMDETGMDFFGSQSFPWSEISKFFTSSMQGAFGKTKTAQEALDSFVTEANRALSYY
- a CDS encoding HAD family hydrolase, producing MRLFIFDVGGVIAENTNVVLSICDFLGLSKDEFLELAEMENLTALQTGKLTAEEFVYMFSRKLGRPVPGNIWEMFFKPEPIKDTVEIIEQLRRKHRVIAGTNTIEPHFKIHKSRGDYDVFDKVYASHIIGFAKPDREFYCHILERESCRPEETFFTDDTAINVDAAARIGMNAFHFTESSILREKLREYL
- a CDS encoding Crp/Fnr family transcriptional regulator, which codes for MNPLIYNLGRCSLFEGIKVGQLERIFENVNHRITSSLAGELIEEQDSPCDEMLILLQGHTKAQMQDFSGKVITIETMEAPSILASGFLFASKNVIPVDIVSTDKCAVLHIERDGILWLCREYEVFLRNLLRDMGDRLTTLAEKVWMLSLNTLNQRLANFLLKQSDDLGREFELKTTKEELADALGVARPSLSRVFSEFVADKIIRQEGKLITILDRKALKKFTGRI
- the ychF gene encoding redox-regulated ATPase YchF, with the translated sequence MEIGIFGLPLSGKSTLFTLLTGVEPHSSHKNEAHTAVAKVHDRRVDELSKIFSPKKTVYATVSFTDIPGYDLSANQKEKNRILQFIQNSEAVLAVVRAFKDPSVPWPTEAYTPVKQLETIETELFVRDMEVVENRLVRLEEAKKKRKLSSEEERETELLHIIEKGFEDNSFASQLELSEEDKKLLGSLSLFTAKPIIVAINIDEEQLSSGNYPEREALVQRIEQKGFAHIELSGKIEAELVELSEEDRELFMEELGISESGIERLSGVVYQHMGLISFFTVGEDEVRAWTIKKNTPAKEAAGKIHTDLERSFIRAEVIPYEEFTTIGSMQEAKAKGLVKVVGKEEIVKDGDIFHVRANA
- a CDS encoding TatD family hydrolase translates to MSGPTPDFSDLRLVDTHAHISFPQFDNDRESVIAQIEENAISLLIEVGTNVEDSRRAYETVRELKNAFFSAGVHPHDSSGLDAEGIRSLESLLSREKAVAVGEIGLDFFRNLSPADSQFKAFKEQLLMAAKLDLPIIVHVRDAYPEAYKTILEYGHFKGVIHAFSGDLEYARRFVDLGFFLGIGGPITYKRNDELRNVVREIPLEKLVCETDCPYLPPVPFRGKRNEPYYVGYVIEEIAAQKEISAKNCSEKLFENAVELFSLTL
- a CDS encoding carboxymuconolactone decarboxylase family protein, with the protein product MAKLDEFKRFREKMNKRILETGNMETKRFFSLDGAVYKDGALDSRTKELMGLVASTVLRCDDCIAYHIIQCKTTGSSRDEIMEVLNVALVVGGSIVIPHYRRAVELLDELEEE
- the polA gene encoding DNA polymerase I, with product MPGKLYLFDGTAIFYRGYYGIDVTLTNSKGEPTNALFGTARMLSKFTREKMKKGDYAIFAFDRKEATKRHEAYESYKATREAMPEALVAQLEDIPDLVEAFGIKFLSIAGLEADDIVATAATRYRNEVDEVLVVTGDKDLLQLVDEKIHILRFVTGLTDLEFYDEERVKSRYELEPKRLHALLSLAGDSSDNIPGVPGIGIKTAQKLLKEYGDIDGIYENMRQLSPRLRKKLIDGRKSLELSMELVKLLDDEDLTITLDDIKYEGFKKKELREVFLKLEFSSMIDEYKLIDEADESLSDINGYKLVSSDKELDRLLRKMQSNPLFAVDLETTSLDPYSAEIVGVSISLEEETGYYIPVAHKSEGWQAKKEELLPSLKKILEDKASKIIGQNLKFDYSVFSVNGIHPVAPEFDTMIAAYLLSPDAKRFNLDELAMKFLGYKTIKFEDLMKRNQLGTDFSKVPLEEAARYSVEDADIALRLSSVLRKKIYEQELEDIFRNVELSLIPVLADLELNGVYFDVPSLTSLSAKYGKVLDRILEELFDLTGEQFNPNSPSQVGKVLFERLGLTPSRKTKGGSYSTSADALEELSGEHPAVQKLLEYRKYQKLKSTYLDSLPGLVNKVTGRIHTNYHQTGTGTGRLSSSNPNMQNLPIRDEEGKEIRKCVIPQKKGWRIVSADYSQIELRILAHLSQDEQLLDAFKNDKDVHSLTAANLYGIKESEVTDEQRRIGKMVNFSIIYGISSYGLASRLRIPSNAAEEMISNYFKAYPQVRTFIKDTISQAKEKGLVRTMFGRKREIPQFKTKNRNVIQEGERIAINTPIQGTAADIMKMAMIKIFELLQEHKMESFAILQVHDEMVYEAPENELRKLKEILQEGMSEVVALSVPLDIEISVGDYWC